The genomic region TTAACAGTGCTTGATTCGTTAAACTAACTGAATAATTCACTTACATCACCTCATAATTACAACAAAAAAACACCCCGTTTGACAAGATGTTTTTACTTGCAACGGTAACTGGCTGACATTACAACAATCATTGTGGTAGTCCCTATAGTTTTGCGTCACTATGTTTCCATAGCTTTGCCTTTTTCATTGTATGATATTTTCACTACGAATCTACTAGTTCTCTTTTATCTAAATAGTGACAAAAGTACTACTATTTGTAAATTATTATAGGTGTTTTCCTAGTATTATGCAATAGTAAAGTGTATGTAGAAAGCATGCGAGAATCAGTAGGATCCGCATGCTTTTCTCATCAACCTTTATATTCGCCGTTATTCTTCGCAGCCTTTTCTTTTTTGGCCTTTTTATTATGCTTTGCATTTGCATTTGTACTTCCAAACTCATGTGAAAATTCAGAGTCAATTACACTAGAATCAAAGCCCTTTTTATTTTTTTGCTCCGGATCATTCTTTTTCGTTTTCTTTGCCATAGCCTTTCACCCCTTTACACATTTTCATTAGTTTTCCTTCTTTCAAATGAAAATATGCTACCCCTGCGCTATTGGCTAGTTTGCTTCAGAAAATACGAGTTGATAATTCTCATAAGTTTGTAAATAATAATCTGCACCTTCTGTTTTATTTTGAAACAGGCATGTTTTTATCCCGATTTCCTTCGCAGGTAATATATCGATTTCTCTGTCCCCAATTGCTAAGTTCAGCTTATGTTTTTCATGTAAGTATAGGTAAGATGCCGGGTCCGGTTTGCGAGGGAAATGATCATCTGCTGTAACCATATCAGTAAAATAGTGATATAACCCGTGGTGAGTAAGAATATCAATTACCTGTTTTTTGGACTTATGAGTCATAATAACATTACAATCCGCATGCTTTAAAAGGTTTTCTACATGAGGAAATGGATAGACCGAGTCAACAGAAATCTGATT from Bacillus sp. BGMRC 2118 harbors:
- a CDS encoding HAD-IA family hydrolase gives rise to the protein MNILWDFDGTIIDTYPVYTKIFQRIAGEHIPAKKIEEQLKVSFSEAENYFQLTQEQRKQLRFKCNQISVDSVYPFPHVENLLKHADCNVIMTHKSKKQVIDILTHHGLYHYFTDMVTADDHFPRKPDPASYLYLHEKHKLNLAIGDREIDILPAKEIGIKTCLFQNKTEGADYYLQTYENYQLVFSEAN